The following are encoded in a window of Citrobacter freundii genomic DNA:
- a CDS encoding phage minor tail protein L, which produces MSLNADYQKLESGNDVRLIEVDGSSFGLTDVLRFHNYSIPHTEAEIIAAGGDESKLPAKPIWWQGNEYAAWPYQLEGLEKSTGGSNATPSLTVANIESSISALCLAYDDLLQAKVTIHDTKEKYLDARNFADGNPTADPTQEKLQVWYIDGKTGEIAGETVEFVLSSPMDLQGQMIPTRQLHSLCTWCIRNKYRTGDGCDYAGTRYFDKNNNPVSDPSLDECNGTLTACKLRFGENNELSFGGFPGTSLIRS; this is translated from the coding sequence ATGAGCTTAAACGCAGATTATCAGAAGCTGGAATCCGGAAACGATGTTCGTCTGATTGAGGTGGACGGTTCTTCCTTTGGGCTAACGGACGTTCTCCGCTTTCACAATTACAGCATTCCCCACACAGAAGCGGAAATCATCGCCGCTGGTGGGGATGAGTCCAAGCTTCCGGCGAAACCAATCTGGTGGCAGGGAAATGAATATGCCGCCTGGCCATATCAACTGGAAGGTCTGGAGAAATCAACCGGTGGGAGCAATGCAACGCCATCCCTGACGGTTGCGAACATCGAAAGCTCCATTTCAGCCCTGTGTCTTGCGTATGACGATCTGCTGCAGGCGAAAGTCACTATTCACGACACAAAAGAGAAATATCTCGATGCCAGAAATTTCGCAGACGGCAACCCCACAGCAGACCCGACTCAGGAAAAGCTGCAGGTCTGGTATATCGACGGGAAAACGGGCGAGATTGCCGGTGAAACCGTTGAATTTGTTCTGTCCAGCCCGATGGACCTGCAGGGGCAAATGATCCCGACGCGACAGCTTCATTCCCTGTGTACCTGGTGCATCCGGAATAAATATCGTACCGGCGACGGCTGCGACTATGCCGGCACCCGCTATTTCGACAAAAACAACAACCCGGTAAGCGATCCGTCGCTGGATGAATGCAACGGCACGCTAACGGCCTGCAAACTCAGATTCGGCGAAAATAACGAACTCTCGTTTGGTGGCTTCCCGGGCACATCTTTGATCAGGAGTTGA
- a CDS encoding phage tail protein: protein MAIETFTWCPRINAEADTNFRVRKAQFGDGYEQVSGDGLNTRTQQWTLNFTGNETYISAIKSFLDRHEGTKAFQWKPPLEPLGLYRCETYKPTGLGAGKFNLEATFIQAFKP from the coding sequence ATGGCCATTGAAACTTTCACCTGGTGCCCACGGATTAACGCGGAGGCTGATACAAATTTCCGCGTCAGAAAAGCCCAGTTTGGCGATGGATATGAGCAGGTTTCAGGGGATGGATTGAACACCAGAACCCAGCAATGGACGCTCAACTTCACTGGCAACGAAACCTACATTTCTGCCATTAAATCTTTTCTCGACAGGCATGAAGGAACGAAAGCCTTTCAATGGAAGCCACCGCTCGAACCTTTGGGTTTGTATCGTTGCGAAACGTATAAACCCACCGGGCTTGGCGCGGGGAAATTCAACCTTGAAGCAACATTCATCCAGGCATTTAAACCATGA
- a CDS encoding phage tail tape measure protein, giving the protein MATLRELIIKISANSSSFQSEIARASRMGTDYYRTMEQGGKKAAAATRETQRSLADLNSQLATVRSSAAGLAGAWAGAFATHQLIQFADTWNQLNGRLRLASSSSEDYVQSQRVLMEISQRTGTSLEANSNLYSRIAQSLRDAGYASADVAKVTETVATSLKLSGASTEEASSVITQLSQALGSGVLRGEEFNSIMENGGRLAKLLADGLGTTVGGLRNMANNGELTTNKIVPLLTNVEILRKEFDTLPASISGSAQKVQNAFLAWVGGANDAVGASSTLSGVLNGLANNIDDVANTAGILVGVGLARYFGNMVGSVAQSTRAVLANTAAEVALAQAQVRGAQVSVAAGRQAVYRAQQARAAATSIEAQIVAERNLAAAQASLNTALAGRTSAVNNLTNTASVMSRLGSGVLGILGGWPGVIIGAGAAMYGLYQHTQQVHREAVGFANNLDEINTKLQQMSVLGLRSTAADARTSLQAQKQDLADLDSQIAKVKDSLKAVDQIQQDYNRHPTLTLINTFMDQADITAKNIELTDKLNQLEYQREQAASKVEQTQKLVNNASDLATQKAIEQAGAVSILKGAYDLLNRSMSATAGAKPPQYAGPVVSLANATPQQQTALERSRRDNELASLSGLEKLHQQHVFEAEDLKLTGALYTQYIYNKDQAAKKDAAAAEAKKTSTAASNAQSKAEREAASTAEQYSRKMADLSVAIDVQRVRATEGEKASELYAASHQTGTKWTEEQRRAIQASSAELAKWNQKADENVRKQREQVDALKDLTEAARKFRDDATQTTETAGMSDRQRNRFDDTQQIDRVFAKTDGGTEAIAQREAALDALDKKYKAIAAAEADWMSGVSRGYANWFDEISDVSGTVSDGVKSTLDSAFGNVTSMLEGNKVSWKSWGISVLQIIEKVALQMAVVSAMGGASSGSGIFGSLIGSVGSFFGGGAGASASTGTAVSSYGSNFQFNAKGGVYDSPSLSAFSNGIVRNPTMFAFAKGGAGIMGEAGPEAIMPLTRAPDGSLGVRAVGGGGGQSVSSAPQVYITIDGNGNTSTQTSPGLEQFGAEVGKFVDQRYKQNVMRDIRPGGDIWNAMKGTR; this is encoded by the coding sequence ATGGCAACGCTGCGCGAGCTAATCATCAAAATTTCGGCGAACTCTTCTTCTTTCCAGTCAGAGATCGCCAGAGCGTCCCGCATGGGAACCGATTACTACCGCACTATGGAACAGGGCGGGAAAAAAGCTGCAGCGGCCACGCGTGAAACTCAGCGCTCTTTGGCTGACCTGAACTCTCAGCTTGCAACAGTACGATCCTCTGCTGCCGGGCTTGCCGGTGCGTGGGCTGGTGCATTTGCCACGCATCAACTGATTCAGTTTGCCGACACGTGGAACCAACTGAATGGGCGTCTTCGCCTTGCGTCCTCTTCCAGCGAGGATTACGTGCAATCCCAGCGCGTGCTGATGGAGATTAGCCAACGCACCGGAACATCCCTCGAGGCAAACAGCAATCTGTACAGCAGAATTGCGCAGTCCCTGCGTGATGCCGGTTACGCTTCTGCTGACGTCGCAAAAGTTACGGAAACCGTAGCAACCTCACTGAAGCTGTCTGGCGCCAGTACCGAAGAGGCGAGCTCTGTTATCACCCAGCTTAGCCAGGCGCTTGGTTCAGGCGTTTTGCGAGGCGAAGAATTTAACTCCATCATGGAGAACGGTGGCCGCCTGGCGAAACTGCTGGCTGATGGGCTGGGTACCACTGTTGGTGGCCTGCGAAATATGGCCAACAACGGCGAGCTGACGACCAACAAGATCGTCCCGCTGCTGACCAACGTTGAGATCCTCCGTAAAGAATTCGACACCCTTCCTGCATCCATCAGCGGATCTGCACAGAAAGTGCAAAACGCCTTCCTTGCATGGGTCGGCGGGGCGAACGATGCGGTCGGCGCATCATCAACGCTTTCCGGCGTGCTGAATGGTCTGGCGAATAACATCGATGATGTGGCAAATACAGCCGGTATTCTGGTTGGTGTTGGCCTCGCTCGTTATTTTGGCAACATGGTCGGCAGCGTTGCTCAGTCAACCCGGGCAGTCCTCGCTAATACGGCCGCCGAGGTCGCGCTGGCGCAGGCTCAGGTTCGCGGCGCTCAGGTTAGCGTTGCTGCTGGTCGCCAGGCTGTTTACCGCGCTCAACAGGCGCGCGCAGCGGCGACGAGTATTGAGGCTCAGATTGTCGCTGAGCGTAATCTTGCTGCAGCTCAGGCATCACTGAATACGGCGCTGGCAGGCAGGACCTCTGCAGTTAACAACCTCACCAATACAGCCTCGGTAATGTCCCGGTTGGGGAGTGGTGTGCTGGGTATTCTTGGTGGATGGCCGGGCGTGATTATTGGTGCCGGCGCTGCGATGTATGGCCTTTATCAGCATACCCAGCAGGTGCACCGTGAGGCGGTAGGTTTTGCCAACAACCTCGACGAGATCAACACCAAGCTCCAGCAGATGTCGGTGCTTGGCCTGCGTTCGACCGCGGCTGATGCCCGTACATCTTTACAGGCGCAAAAACAGGACTTGGCCGACCTCGACTCTCAGATCGCGAAGGTGAAAGACAGCCTTAAGGCGGTTGACCAAATCCAGCAGGACTACAACCGCCATCCGACGCTGACCCTGATTAACACCTTTATGGACCAGGCCGATATCACGGCCAAAAACATCGAGCTGACCGATAAGCTGAACCAGCTGGAGTACCAGCGCGAACAGGCAGCCTCAAAAGTCGAGCAAACGCAGAAGCTGGTAAACAATGCCAGCGATCTGGCCACGCAAAAGGCTATCGAACAGGCTGGCGCCGTCTCTATCCTGAAAGGTGCGTATGACCTGCTTAACCGCTCAATGTCAGCGACCGCTGGCGCCAAGCCGCCACAATATGCCGGGCCCGTCGTTTCACTGGCGAACGCAACGCCTCAACAGCAAACCGCACTGGAGCGCTCACGCCGAGATAACGAGCTGGCCAGCCTAAGCGGTTTGGAGAAACTCCATCAGCAACACGTTTTTGAAGCAGAAGACCTGAAGCTGACGGGAGCGCTTTATACCCAGTACATCTACAACAAGGATCAGGCCGCCAAAAAGGATGCAGCTGCAGCCGAGGCTAAAAAGACCTCTACCGCCGCCTCTAATGCGCAGAGTAAAGCCGAGCGAGAAGCAGCCAGCACCGCCGAACAGTATTCCCGGAAAATGGCCGATTTGAGTGTGGCTATCGACGTGCAACGCGTCCGCGCAACGGAAGGCGAAAAAGCCTCTGAGCTTTACGCTGCATCGCACCAGACAGGCACTAAATGGACTGAGGAGCAGCGCAGGGCAATCCAGGCATCATCAGCAGAGCTGGCGAAATGGAACCAGAAAGCAGATGAGAACGTACGCAAACAGCGCGAACAAGTTGATGCCCTGAAGGATTTAACAGAAGCCGCAAGAAAGTTCAGAGATGATGCGACACAGACAACCGAAACCGCAGGCATGAGTGATCGCCAGCGCAACCGGTTCGACGACACGCAACAGATCGACCGTGTTTTTGCTAAAACGGACGGCGGAACTGAGGCCATAGCACAGCGCGAAGCGGCTCTTGATGCTCTGGATAAGAAATACAAGGCAATAGCAGCAGCTGAAGCGGATTGGATGTCCGGAGTATCACGCGGCTATGCCAACTGGTTCGATGAAATCAGTGACGTATCCGGCACGGTTTCTGACGGAGTGAAATCCACACTCGACAGCGCGTTTGGTAACGTCACCTCAATGCTCGAAGGCAATAAAGTTAGCTGGAAATCATGGGGTATTTCTGTCCTGCAGATTATCGAAAAAGTGGCTCTGCAGATGGCGGTGGTCAGCGCGATGGGGGGGGCATCTTCTGGTTCTGGCATCTTTGGCTCACTCATCGGCAGTGTAGGCAGCTTCTTCGGGGGCGGTGCGGGAGCATCAGCCAGCACCGGTACGGCGGTTTCCAGTTACGGCTCGAACTTCCAGTTTAACGCCAAAGGCGGCGTTTATGACTCTCCATCCCTGAGTGCTTTCAGTAACGGGATCGTCAGAAACCCCACCATGTTCGCTTTCGCAAAAGGCGGGGCCGGAATCATGGGCGAGGCTGGCCCGGAGGCAATCATGCCGCTGACCCGCGCGCCGGATGGTTCTCTCGGTGTTCGTGCGGTCGGAGGTGGCGGGGGTCAGTCCGTATCGTCGGCGCCACAGGTTTATATAACTATCGATGGCAACGGCAACACCTCAACGCAAACCTCACCAGGCCTTGAGCAATTTGGTGCTGAAGTCGGGAAATTTGTCGATCAGCGATATAAGCAGAATGTAATGCGTGATATCCGCCCGGGCGGTGACATCTGGAACGCAATGAAAGGAACCCGATAA
- a CDS encoding phage tail assembly protein T, translated as MSLAIRLGRTLHELRQTMTASELKMWIEFDRISPIGDWRADAQAAQISVAMLNSQGGKFTIPDVMLKWGEQEEVAEVSELENWISGL; from the coding sequence ATGTCGCTGGCGATCCGGTTGGGGCGTACTCTCCACGAACTGCGCCAGACCATGACCGCCAGCGAGCTAAAAATGTGGATCGAGTTCGACCGCATCAGTCCGATTGGTGACTGGCGAGCCGATGCACAGGCGGCGCAGATTTCCGTTGCAATGCTGAACTCTCAGGGTGGGAAATTCACCATTCCTGACGTGATGCTGAAGTGGGGGGAGCAGGAAGAGGTCGCAGAAGTCTCAGAACTCGAAAATTGGATATCCGGTCTTTGA
- a CDS encoding phage tail assembly chaperone, translated as MPQKTSQNSLRNVALTASKAYRTKEGITVPEWDGAKVTLREPSGDAWVKFREIVNPQPADGEEPPTLTEAEKFLRNKEADVVLFIDVLLDEKGERVFSDEDQEQVSKIYGPVHSRLLAQALNLGMSQEEAGKP; from the coding sequence ATGCCGCAAAAAACATCACAGAATTCATTACGCAACGTGGCGCTTACAGCATCGAAAGCCTATCGCACCAAAGAAGGTATCACAGTCCCTGAATGGGATGGCGCAAAGGTAACGCTGCGTGAACCTTCTGGCGATGCCTGGGTTAAATTCCGGGAGATCGTTAATCCCCAGCCAGCCGATGGCGAAGAGCCACCGACGCTGACGGAGGCGGAAAAGTTTCTGCGTAACAAAGAGGCTGATGTGGTTCTGTTTATTGACGTTCTGCTGGATGAAAAAGGCGAGCGCGTATTCAGCGATGAGGATCAGGAGCAGGTATCTAAAATTTATGGTCCTGTGCACTCCCGCCTGCTGGCTCAGGCCCTCAACCTCGGGATGAGCCAGGAAGAAGCGGGAAAGCCGTAA
- a CDS encoding phage tail tube protein, which yields MTSKYEVTKGMTFAVSDAPVTADDFNASGFPGAGITWLEAACATKEITFTGGQKGDIDVTTLCSTEQEQTNGLAAPAEMSITRNWVGDEAAQEALQTAYENDELRALRVVFPSGNGFYVLVEVRQSSWSAATSSVVGATYSLRVRGKPKRIFASGS from the coding sequence ATGACCAGTAAGTATGAAGTCACAAAGGGGATGACCTTTGCCGTCTCCGACGCACCCGTAACCGCCGATGATTTTAACGCCTCAGGCTTCCCAGGGGCTGGCATTACCTGGCTGGAAGCGGCCTGTGCAACAAAGGAGATCACCTTCACGGGCGGTCAAAAAGGGGATATCGATGTAACCACGCTGTGCTCAACTGAACAAGAGCAAACCAACGGCCTCGCCGCGCCAGCTGAAATGAGCATTACCCGTAACTGGGTTGGCGATGAAGCAGCACAGGAGGCACTGCAGACCGCTTACGAAAATGACGAACTGCGCGCGCTGCGCGTGGTATTCCCGTCTGGCAACGGTTTCTACGTGCTGGTGGAAGTACGCCAGAGTTCATGGTCTGCCGCAACCTCTTCAGTTGTTGGTGCTACCTATTCTCTGCGTGTACGCGGCAAACCTAAACGCATCTTCGCCTCTGGTTCCTGA
- the gp17 gene encoding tail completion protein gp17 has protein sequence MTEDDLYLLLKPLAGGQVYPYVAPLGSDGQPSISPPWVIFSLISDVTADVLCGQAESGISVQVDVYSLTLKEARNLRDMALQVVKPLNPTNISKTPGYEPENRYYRATLEFQVTV, from the coding sequence ATGACGGAAGATGACCTTTATCTCTTGCTGAAACCGCTGGCCGGAGGGCAGGTTTATCCCTATGTTGCGCCGCTGGGCAGTGATGGTCAGCCCTCGATATCGCCGCCCTGGGTGATTTTTTCACTTATTTCTGATGTGACCGCTGATGTTCTTTGTGGGCAGGCCGAATCCGGGATATCGGTTCAGGTGGATGTTTACTCACTGACTCTCAAAGAGGCTCGGAATCTTCGTGATATGGCGCTTCAGGTAGTTAAGCCACTCAATCCCACTAATATAAGCAAAACCCCTGGTTATGAACCAGAGAACCGGTATTACCGGGCGACGCTGGAATTTCAGGTAACCGTTTAA
- a CDS encoding HK97-gp10 family putative phage morphogenesis protein: MIDISLDFSGLEEISRDLELLSRAENNKVLRDATRAGAEVLKDEVVERAPERTGKLKKNVVVLTQRSRKRGDISSGVHIRGRNMRTGNSDNSMKASDRRNAFYWRFVEMGTANMPPHPFVRPAFDTREELATRVAMKRMNQAIDEVLSK, encoded by the coding sequence ATGATTGATATCAGTCTTGATTTTTCTGGCCTTGAAGAGATTTCCCGTGATCTGGAATTACTGAGCCGCGCCGAAAACAACAAAGTTCTGCGTGATGCCACTCGAGCTGGTGCAGAGGTTCTGAAAGACGAGGTGGTAGAAAGGGCACCTGAACGAACCGGCAAACTGAAGAAAAACGTTGTGGTTCTGACGCAACGATCCCGAAAACGCGGTGATATCTCTTCCGGCGTTCATATTCGCGGTCGAAACATGCGAACGGGTAACAGCGATAATTCAATGAAAGCCAGCGATCGACGTAACGCGTTTTATTGGCGATTTGTCGAAATGGGCACAGCGAATATGCCCCCACATCCTTTTGTCCGTCCTGCATTTGATACCCGCGAAGAACTGGCAACGCGGGTTGCCATGAAACGCATGAATCAGGCTATTGATGAGGTGCTGAGTAAATGA
- a CDS encoding phage head closure protein: MQAGRLRHRITILNFSSFRDTTGQPVEEWQEGKTIWAEVLGISGREQLQSGAETAQATIRVWVRFRRDVTAASRLKVLTGPFKGAVLNIIGPPIPDSKATRLEILCKNGAEK; this comes from the coding sequence ATGCAGGCAGGTCGCTTACGCCATCGTATCACTATCCTGAACTTTTCTTCTTTTCGCGATACGACAGGCCAGCCGGTTGAAGAGTGGCAGGAGGGAAAGACCATATGGGCGGAAGTGCTGGGTATCAGTGGCAGGGAGCAGTTGCAATCGGGGGCGGAAACGGCGCAGGCAACGATCCGGGTGTGGGTCCGTTTCCGGCGTGATGTGACTGCTGCGTCAAGATTAAAGGTGCTCACAGGGCCATTTAAAGGCGCTGTACTGAATATCATCGGCCCCCCCATACCCGACAGTAAAGCCACCAGGCTGGAAATACTCTGTAAAAATGGAGCGGAAAAATGA
- a CDS encoding head-tail connector protein has translation MNEMIEKLRAQCRIDADDTTEDEMLLLYYGAARRMAENYINRKLYEDKVPESDPDGLSIADDILLALMLLVGHWFENREPVNVGNIVTTFPFGFESLLQPYRYIPL, from the coding sequence ATGAACGAAATGATAGAGAAGCTAAGGGCTCAGTGTCGGATCGATGCTGACGATACAACGGAAGATGAAATGTTGTTGCTCTATTACGGCGCTGCAAGGCGTATGGCAGAGAATTACATCAACCGAAAACTGTATGAAGACAAGGTACCTGAATCTGATCCTGATGGACTCAGTATTGCTGACGATATCCTCCTGGCATTGATGCTTCTCGTTGGGCACTGGTTTGAAAACAGAGAACCAGTCAATGTCGGAAATATTGTTACCACCTTCCCGTTTGGTTTTGAGTCTTTGCTTCAACCGTACCGATACATACCGCTATAG
- a CDS encoding phage major capsid protein, translated as MKLHEMKQKRNTIATDMRALHDKIGDTTWTEEQRTQWNAAKSELDALDECIAREEELRRHDQSFVDEQEPEQRQRQETPEMQAEVRRAAAFDRLLRHGFGELTAEERQAVKELRAQGTTPDDKGGYTVPTQMRNTIIDAMKAYGGIVSVAQILNTSNGQDITWSTSDGTAEEGELLAENSAATEGDVTFGTAILGAKKLSSKIIRVSNELLQDSGVDIEAYLAGRIAQRIGRGEAKYLVQGTGAGTPQQPKGLAASVTGTVSAAAAAAFTWQEMNSLKHAIDPAYRGGPSFRWAFNDGTLQVIEEMVDDQKRPLWLPDVVGGSPATVLGIPYVIDQAIDAAAASKKFIFLGDFNRFIVRRVSYMTLKRLIERYAEYDQTAFLAFHRFDCVLEDTAAIKALVGKAP; from the coding sequence ATGAAACTGCATGAAATGAAGCAAAAACGTAATACCATCGCCACTGATATGCGTGCTCTGCACGATAAAATTGGTGATACCACCTGGACAGAAGAGCAGCGCACTCAGTGGAACGCCGCAAAATCCGAACTGGACGCGCTTGATGAGTGTATCGCTCGTGAAGAGGAATTGCGCCGCCATGATCAGTCTTTTGTTGATGAACAGGAGCCTGAACAGCGCCAGCGTCAGGAAACTCCTGAAATGCAGGCAGAAGTGCGCCGTGCTGCAGCATTCGATCGTCTCCTGCGCCATGGCTTCGGTGAGCTGACTGCTGAAGAACGCCAGGCCGTTAAAGAACTTCGTGCGCAGGGAACGACACCTGATGATAAAGGTGGTTATACGGTCCCTACCCAGATGCGTAATACCATCATTGATGCAATGAAAGCTTACGGCGGGATCGTGAGCGTTGCGCAAATCCTCAATACTTCAAACGGTCAGGATATTACCTGGTCCACTTCTGATGGTACTGCTGAAGAGGGGGAACTGCTTGCAGAAAACTCTGCAGCAACGGAGGGGGATGTGACTTTCGGTACCGCAATCCTGGGTGCTAAAAAACTGTCATCCAAAATTATCCGCGTCTCCAATGAGCTGCTGCAGGACAGCGGTGTAGATATTGAGGCATACCTGGCTGGACGTATTGCACAGCGTATTGGTCGCGGTGAAGCCAAATATCTCGTACAGGGTACCGGCGCTGGTACACCTCAGCAACCTAAAGGGCTGGCGGCTTCAGTAACCGGGACTGTTTCTGCGGCGGCGGCCGCAGCATTCACCTGGCAGGAAATGAACAGCCTGAAACACGCGATTGATCCGGCATATCGCGGTGGTCCAAGTTTCCGCTGGGCGTTTAATGACGGCACTCTTCAGGTAATCGAAGAGATGGTGGATGATCAGAAGCGCCCTCTGTGGCTACCGGATGTAGTTGGAGGCTCCCCGGCAACCGTTCTTGGTATTCCCTATGTAATTGATCAGGCGATTGATGCTGCGGCAGCGAGTAAGAAATTTATTTTCCTGGGTGATTTCAATCGCTTCATTGTTCGCCGCGTTTCCTACATGACCCTGAAGCGTCTGATTGAGCGTTACGCGGAGTATGATCAAACCGCATTCCTGGCCTTCCATCGCTTCGACTGCGTGCTGGAAGATACTGCGGCCATCAAAGCGCTGGTGGGTAAGGCACCGTAA
- a CDS encoding HK97 family phage prohead protease has product MNDRETRCYSGEVRAEQRTDESTRILGYGSVFNSRSEPLWGFREIIKPGAFDDVLNDDVRGLFNHDPNFILGRSAAGTLSLSVDDRGLRYDITAPDTQTIRDLVLAPMLRGDINQSSFAFRVARDGEHWYEDDEGVVIREISKFSRLFDVSPVTYPAYQEADSGVRSMKAWQEARDGGALHNAINQRMARERLLTLLNA; this is encoded by the coding sequence ATGAATGACCGTGAAACACGCTGCTATAGCGGGGAGGTTCGCGCGGAACAACGCACCGATGAATCCACCCGCATTCTGGGTTACGGATCGGTGTTTAACAGTCGCTCGGAACCTCTCTGGGGTTTTCGTGAAATTATCAAACCCGGTGCTTTTGACGATGTGCTGAATGATGATGTTCGCGGGCTGTTTAACCATGACCCTAATTTTATCCTTGGTCGTAGCGCTGCCGGAACGTTGTCACTGTCTGTAGATGATCGCGGTCTGCGTTACGACATTACCGCGCCGGATACGCAAACCATTCGCGACCTGGTGCTGGCACCGATGCTTCGTGGTGACATTAACCAGTCGTCCTTTGCCTTTCGAGTCGCCCGTGATGGCGAGCACTGGTATGAGGACGACGAAGGGGTAGTTATTCGCGAAATATCGAAGTTTTCCCGGCTGTTTGATGTCAGTCCGGTGACCTATCCCGCATATCAGGAGGCCGATTCCGGCGTCCGATCGATGAAAGCCTGGCAGGAGGCGCGCGACGGTGGTGCGCTACATAACGCCATTAATCAACGAATGGCGCGTGAGCGCCTGCTGACTCTTCTTAACGCGTAA
- a CDS encoding phage portal protein produces MLLDALFRNEPLENPSTPITGESAETDNIFARDVFVSPETAMKLAAVYACIYVISSNIAQMPLHVMRKTNNKVEAARDHPVFYLVHDEPNVWQTSYKWRELKQRHILGWGNGYTWVKRSRRGEVSGLECCMPWETTLLNTGGRYTYGVYNEEGAFAINPDDMVHIRALGNNQKMGLSPIMQHAETIGMGMSGQAYTSSFFSGNARPAGIISVKSQLNDDSWGRLKSMWQKAVVALRSQENKTMLLPAELDYKALTVSPVDAQIIDMSKLNRSMIAGIFNVPAHMINDLEKATFSNITQQAIQFVRYTIMPWVTNWEQELNRRLFTRAELAAGYYVRFNLTGLLRGTPQERAQFYHFAITDGWMSRNEARAFEDMNPVDGLDEMLVSVNAANPADDFKAPKTDEEKTNE; encoded by the coding sequence ATGCTGCTTGATGCCCTGTTTCGCAATGAACCACTGGAAAATCCTTCTACGCCAATTACGGGAGAATCAGCAGAAACGGACAATATTTTTGCCCGCGATGTTTTTGTCAGCCCCGAAACTGCGATGAAACTGGCGGCTGTTTACGCCTGTATTTATGTTATTTCCTCAAATATTGCACAGATGCCGCTACATGTGATGAGGAAAACCAATAACAAGGTTGAAGCAGCACGCGATCATCCGGTGTTCTACCTGGTGCACGATGAACCGAATGTGTGGCAGACCAGCTATAAATGGCGTGAGTTAAAACAGCGTCATATTTTGGGCTGGGGTAATGGCTATACATGGGTAAAACGTTCCCGGCGCGGTGAGGTTTCCGGCCTGGAGTGCTGTATGCCGTGGGAAACCACGCTACTCAACACCGGTGGTCGTTACACTTATGGGGTTTACAACGAAGAAGGCGCGTTTGCTATAAACCCTGACGATATGGTGCATATCAGGGCGCTGGGCAATAACCAGAAAATGGGACTCAGCCCGATCATGCAACATGCCGAGACGATCGGTATGGGAATGAGCGGGCAGGCATACACCAGTTCTTTCTTCAGTGGCAATGCCAGACCAGCCGGCATCATTTCTGTAAAAAGCCAGTTGAATGATGACAGCTGGGGGCGTTTAAAAAGCATGTGGCAAAAGGCAGTTGTTGCGCTGCGTAGCCAGGAGAATAAAACAATGCTTCTCCCGGCAGAGCTGGATTACAAAGCGCTGACTGTTTCCCCCGTTGATGCGCAGATCATTGATATGTCTAAACTGAACCGCTCCATGATTGCCGGTATATTCAACGTTCCTGCACACATGATTAACGATCTCGAAAAAGCCACCTTCTCAAACATTACGCAGCAGGCCATTCAGTTTGTCCGCTACACGATCATGCCGTGGGTAACGAACTGGGAGCAGGAGCTTAACCGACGGCTCTTTACCCGCGCTGAGCTGGCGGCAGGGTATTACGTCAGGTTTAACCTGACAGGTCTGCTACGCGGAACCCCGCAGGAACGTGCTCAGTTCTACCACTTTGCGATCACTGATGGCTGGATGAGCCGCAACGAGGCGCGAGCCTTCGAAGATATGAACCCGGTAGACGGCCTTGATGAAATGCTGGTAAGCGTGAACGCGGCTAACCCGGCAGACGATTTTAAGGCACCAAAAACCGACGAGGAAAAAACCAATGAATGA